The segment GTGCGCGCTGGCGCACGGCGCGCGCCAGGAGGAGGTTGCCGCGTACGGCGCGTTCCTGATCCGCCACGGGAAGGAGCACGAGTACCGGATGCTTCTCGACTGGGCGGGGGCGCAAGGCTTCCGCGTCGACGAATTGAGGGTCGGAGCGGGCCGGGCGTTGCTGGCCACGGGGAACTATCGGGAAGCCCTCGCCAGCGTGAAGCCCCTCCGGCACGACCTGAGCGCGTTCCCCGTGCGCGCGCGCGCCTACCTCGGGCTGGGCGATGAGCGGAGCGCGCTGAGTGACTACAGGGCCCTGATGTCGAGACGCGGCCTCTCCCGCGAGGAATCGCTGGTCGTCGCCTACCTCGAGATCCGCGTCGGGAACCGGGAGCAGGGGATCAGGACCGTCGAGCAGGTCCGCTCGGCGCCGCTCGACAATGCCCGCCAGGTACTGGCGGCAAGCCTGTGCTACTCTTTGCTCGGTCATCCCGAGGAGGCGGTGTCGCTGATCCGCGACGGCGCGGGCCGGGGGTTGGCGAGCCCGTCCACGTACGAGCAGCTTGGCTCGGCGGCCACGGCGCTTGGAGATAGCCTGCTCGCCCAATGGGCCTGGGAGCGCCTGCGGGACCTCGGGCGGGAGACATCGGAATGCCTGTACTTCTTCGCTTCAGCCGAGCTGGGACAGGGGCACGCCGACCAGGCCGCTCAGTCCCTCCAAAAGTCGATCGACCTCAACCCGAGGAACGGCAGAGCCTTGCTGATGCTGGGCAACATCCGGAAGGGTCGGGGTCAGCTCGAGATGGCGCGAGATACCCTCATCCGCGCCGCCCAGTGTCCCGAAACGTCCGTCGAGGCGAATCGGGCCCTGGCGCGCGTCTGCCACAGCCTCAGGCTGGACTCGGAAGCCCGGGAAGCCGAATCGCGGGCCCGCTCCGGCCGGACCGGCCCGGCCTCAGGTCTCAGCTTCTTCCAGGGCCGGTAACCCAGCCAAATTCAGGAACCTCGATGCTGGGGGTGGTGTATCCATGAACACGGAGAGCGATGTGCCACCCGAACTACTTCGCCTGAAAAAGCTCGATCTTGCCGAGCTGAGCGACGAAGACGTCATGGAGCGTTGCGCGATGGGCTCCGAGGCGGCGTTTCGCGCGCTCGTTCAGCGCTATCGCACACGCATCATGAATCTCGTATGCAGGTTCATCAACGACCGAGACAGGGCGGAGGAGATCAGCCAGGAAGTCTTCCTGCGCGTCTTCCGGAATCGCGAGCGGTATCGGAAGAGCGGGAAGTTCTCCACGTGGATCTTCACGATCGCGGTGAACTTGACCAAGAACGAGATTCGAAGCCGCGTCCGTCACCGCGGCACGTTCAGCCTGGACGCGATGGAAGAGGAGTCCGGCGGACAGGGTGTGAGCTTTCCGGATTCGAAGCCTCTTCCCGATGAAGATCTCAATGCCAACGAAATTGGACGCAAGGTCGCAGAAGCGCTTCACAAGATCCCCGCGCGCTACCGGGAAGCTGTGGTGCTGCGCGACGTCGAGGGGCTCAGCTACGAGGAGGTCGGCCAGATCCTTCGCATCCCCGGCGGTACGGTGCGCTCACGCATCAACCGCGCGCGGCTGATGCTGAAGGAACGGCTCAAACCCTACCTCAGCCTGGAGGATGTATGAACTGCCGGTCCGCCGAACCACTCCTATCCGCCTTCCTCGAGGACGACCTGAGTCAGAAGGAGCGTCGATCGTTGGAGGCCCACATCCTCGCCTGCCGGCGCTGTTCTCTGTCCGTGCGCGAGCTTCGCGCGACGCTCGAGCTGATGCAGAACGTTCCGTACGTGGAGACGAGCCCTCACTTCGAAGAGGATCTCCTCGCCCGGATCCGCTCCGGCGAGGCCATGAGGCCGACCGTCGTGGAGTGGCTCAAGGGGCTCATGGAGCCGGCGCGTCTTCGCCCTCTCTTCCTCGCGGGCGCGGGCGCATGCGCCGTCTGGATCGGTGTGGTGCTCGTGAACCCGAACGGCGTCAACCGGCACACGAACGTAGCGGGCGTGACGGCGCCCTCGCACCTGGCGCCCGGTTCATCCGTTGCGGCCACTCCGTCGCAGGAGCCCTCGAAGGTCGAGGTAGCGTCGCTCGCAGCTCCTTTCGCCGGGACGCAAACGGCCCCGCGTCAGCCCAACGGACGGACGGGGTCTCGCCCGTCGCCCGCTCGCGGGTCGACCCAGTCCGGGGACGCCCTGGATGAGAGCGTCTGGCCGACGCCCGCTTCGAGCCAGGATGCCGCGATTCCGAATCCGGGCTCGCGCTACGACGACCAGTACATCACCGACCAATTCTTCCTCGAGAGGGATCTCGGGGGGTCCAACAACCCGACGATAACACCCGTCTCGGATCGCTCCTCCGATGACGTGTACATCACCTTCTAGGGGCGTCCCCCCCGCCGTTCGCGCCGGCGCGGAGCGCCGTCTACGCATGACGGCCTTCCTCGCGGGCGCGTTCGCGCTCCTGTTCGCGGCCACCCTCTTCGCACCCGGAGTCCGCGCCGCGCCCAGGCCGCTCCGCTCCGATGACGGCTCGCTCCTGGGCGTCGTCGACTCGGTTCACACGAGCATCCTCACGGTCGTCGGCTACCCGCCCTCGGAGGCGTCGCCGCGTCCTGGGGCGAAGCGTCGGCGGCTCATCGGGACCGCCATTGCGCTCTCGGACCGGAGCATTCTCACGTCCGCGAGCATCGCGATCCCCGGCGGCAGCGTTCGCGTGCTGCTGAAAGGGGGCATCGAGCGGCCGGCGGTGCTCTTGGGCATCGACCGCGCCTCGAACATCGCGCTCTTCCAGGTCGAAGGCGCCACCCTCCGCCCCCTCGCGCCCGCGCCGCCCCAGTCGCTCGCCATCGGGGCATGGGTCGCGGTGATCTCGAACGTCGCGGTCACGCGCCCACAGGCGGCCCTGGGCCAGATCGTCGGGCGCGGCGAGCGCATGGATTACGCGCGCTCGGGAGAGATTCTCGAGATCGACGCGCCCAGTTACCCGGGCTCGACCGGCGGCGCCGTGCTCAACGAGGAGGGCGACTGGGTCGCCGTCGTCGTCGGGCGCGCGGTGCCGAGCCCCTCGGACGAGGCCTCGCGCGTCGGGCTGAATCGCGGGGACGATCCGGTCCCCGATCCGAGCAGCGTGCTGATCGCGCTGCCCGTGGATCAGGTCGCTTGGATGACGAAGGAGCTCGAGACCTACGGCAGCGTGCGACGCGGCTACCTCGGGGTGCAGCTCCGGCGCGCGACCGGTGCGGCGTCCGACTCGCTCGGCGTGCTGATCGCGGGCGTGGTTCCGGGCAGCCCCGCCGACTCGGCCGGAATCCGGGCGGGGGACCGCGTTCTGGCCATCGAGGGCGAAGAGGCCCACACGGCCGACGCGCTCACGACGAAGGTTCGCGCGATTCGCCCCGGAGACCAGATCGAGCTGACCGTGCTCCGAGGGACCGAGATATTTCCGCTCCACGTCATCGTGGGAGCGGCATTCGTCCAACCCCCCGTCGGCCCCCGTCCCACCGTCTCGCCGGACGTCGGCCGGATGAAGCAGGAGATTCAACGCCTCGAGCAGGAGAAGCAGCGGCTCGAGGAGCAGATCCGCGGGCTCGAGGGCGCTCCCCAGCGCTAGCCCCGCCGCGCGGCCTGTGGTAGCCTGCGCGCCACCGATGATCCGCGTGCGCGTGCAGGGCGTTCCCCACGTCACCCAGATCCGCGTCCGTCGCGGCCTCCTGCGGCGAGCCGGCGCCCTTCTACGCGAGCTCCATGCCGGCGGAACCGCCGCGCTCGTCACCGACCGCACGGTCGGCCGGCTCTATGCCGCGCGCGTCGCGGCGAGCTTGGAGCGGGCCGGCTTTCGCGTCGTTCGCACGGTCCTTCCCGACGGGGAGCGCTCCAAGTCGATCGACTCGTTCCGCGCGCTCTGCGGGCGGTGGTCCGAGGATGGCGTCGGCCGCGACGCGATCGTCGTCGCGCTCGGCGGGGGCGTCGTCTCGGACGTGGCGGGCTTCGCCGCGTCGACATTCGCGCGCGGGCTCGCGTGGGCGGCCCTGCCGACCACGATCCTCGCCCAGGCGGACGCGTCGATCGGCGGAAAGGTCGGGGTCAACCTCCCCCGGGGGAAGAATCTGGTGGGCGCGTTCCACCATCCCACGGTCGTCTTGGCCGACACGGAGACGCTCCGGACGCTCACCCCGCGGGCCTATCGCGCCGGGCTCGCCGAGGTGTTGAAGATCGGCGTGATCCGCCGGCCCGAGATCGTGTCGCGCCTCTACCGCCTCACGGCGCGCGGAGGGTGGGGCGAACCCCGCGTGCTCGAGCCGCTGATCCGGATGGCTGCCGCCGAGAAGGCCCGATTGGTCTCGAAGGACGAGCGAGACCGCGGCGTCCGGCTAGCGCTCAACTTCGGCCACACGGTGGGGCACGCTCTCGAAGCGGCCTACGGATACCGACGCTATTTCCATGGAGAGGCCGTCGCCCTGGGAATCGTCGCCGCGCTCCGTCTGAGCGTGCTCGAGGTCGGGCTGGACCCCATCGTAGCGATCGAGATCGAATCGATCTTGCGGCAGCTGGGGCTGCCGACCCGGCTCGACCGGCGCCCCGGAATCCGCTTCTGGAATGCGCTCGATCGGGACAAGAAGCGTGGACGGGCGGGCGTTCGGATGATATTGTGCCCGGCGATCGGCAAATCTAAAGTCTTTGAACTGTCGTCGCTTACCGCCCTTCGGCGCGTCGTTCTGGGTCTGGTCCGTCCCGCCTAGGAGGGTCCTATGAGGAACGACACGCGCCAGGAGGCGATCCTGCCGCTGGAAGAAATTGTCGCGAGGGATCCTGCCACGGCGCTCTACCTACAGCTTGCCGAGCGACTGATGGAGCGGGGACGCCTGGATGAGGCGATCCAGCTCTGCGAGGACCGGCGCACCCGCCCGGGGAACGGCGTCGGGGACCGCATCGTTCTCGGCCGCGCTTACCTCGCGGACGGCCGGTTGAACGAGGCCCGATCCGAGTTCGAGGCGGCGCTCAAGCTGGATCGCGAGAACGTGGTCGCGCTCAAGGCGCTCGCGGGGATCCTCTCCCACTCGGGCGACCACGATCAGGCCACGGGCTACTACCGCGCTGTCTGCCGCATCGATCCCGGCGATCTCGAGTCCCAGACCGCGGTGCACCAGATCACCTCGGGCGAGTTTCCCGAGGCGCGGCCCGCCGACGTCATCGTCGGGCAGGGCGATCTCTCCTGGCAGCCGGTCCGGCTTCCCCGCGAGGAGGAGCACCTGCCCGAGCTGGCGCTCGGCCTTCGCACGATCGAGACGTTCGATCCGGGCCCGGCGCCGTCGCCGTATACGGCGGTGACTCAGGATTTCCAGGTTATTCCGATCGAGCGGCTGGGGCGGATG is part of the Candidatus Eisenbacteria bacterium genome and harbors:
- a CDS encoding tetratricopeptide repeat protein, encoding MTDAQGRGIFLALLIGIALVFLAVTPTPAAALYYSLQTPIALECHLRSELAEAAGDRDGAIAWAESLASIDPVSSFAMSRIAILYESGGEDVTALEWGERALALDSLNADAAMLVGRMRLRSGEPAVAAQVLTPPLRQLGAVPELYALRALAHQLDKNYEAALADLKRTDVLLPDFAWIATGILSLALEDGRLEEAYSALQLALELKPDDSRTLALGVSLAKRMGNPILEETLLRECALAHGARQEEVAAYGAFLIRHGKEHEYRMLLDWAGAQGFRVDELRVGAGRALLATGNYREALASVKPLRHDLSAFPVRARAYLGLGDERSALSDYRALMSRRGLSREESLVVAYLEIRVGNREQGIRTVEQVRSAPLDNARQVLAASLCYSLLGHPEEAVSLIRDGAGRGLASPSTYEQLGSAATALGDSLLAQWAWERLRDLGRETSECLYFFASAELGQGHADQAAQSLQKSIDLNPRNGRALLMLGNIRKGRGQLEMARDTLIRAAQCPETSVEANRALARVCHSLRLDSEAREAESRARSGRTGPASGLSFFQGR
- a CDS encoding sigma-70 family RNA polymerase sigma factor encodes the protein MNTESDVPPELLRLKKLDLAELSDEDVMERCAMGSEAAFRALVQRYRTRIMNLVCRFINDRDRAEEISQEVFLRVFRNRERYRKSGKFSTWIFTIAVNLTKNEIRSRVRHRGTFSLDAMEEESGGQGVSFPDSKPLPDEDLNANEIGRKVAEALHKIPARYREAVVLRDVEGLSYEEVGQILRIPGGTVRSRINRARLMLKERLKPYLSLEDV
- a CDS encoding PDZ domain-containing protein codes for the protein MTCTSPSRGVPPAVRAGAERRLRMTAFLAGAFALLFAATLFAPGVRAAPRPLRSDDGSLLGVVDSVHTSILTVVGYPPSEASPRPGAKRRRLIGTAIALSDRSILTSASIAIPGGSVRVLLKGGIERPAVLLGIDRASNIALFQVEGATLRPLAPAPPQSLAIGAWVAVISNVAVTRPQAALGQIVGRGERMDYARSGEILEIDAPSYPGSTGGAVLNEEGDWVAVVVGRAVPSPSDEASRVGLNRGDDPVPDPSSVLIALPVDQVAWMTKELETYGSVRRGYLGVQLRRATGAASDSLGVLIAGVVPGSPADSAGIRAGDRVLAIEGEEAHTADALTTKVRAIRPGDQIELTVLRGTEIFPLHVIVGAAFVQPPVGPRPTVSPDVGRMKQEIQRLEQEKQRLEEQIRGLEGAPQR
- the aroB gene encoding 3-dehydroquinate synthase translates to MIRVRVQGVPHVTQIRVRRGLLRRAGALLRELHAGGTAALVTDRTVGRLYAARVAASLERAGFRVVRTVLPDGERSKSIDSFRALCGRWSEDGVGRDAIVVALGGGVVSDVAGFAASTFARGLAWAALPTTILAQADASIGGKVGVNLPRGKNLVGAFHHPTVVLADTETLRTLTPRAYRAGLAEVLKIGVIRRPEIVSRLYRLTARGGWGEPRVLEPLIRMAAAEKARLVSKDERDRGVRLALNFGHTVGHALEAAYGYRRYFHGEAVALGIVAALRLSVLEVGLDPIVAIEIESILRQLGLPTRLDRRPGIRFWNALDRDKKRGRAGVRMILCPAIGKSKVFELSSLTALRRVVLGLVRPA
- a CDS encoding tetratricopeptide repeat protein — its product is MRNDTRQEAILPLEEIVARDPATALYLQLAERLMERGRLDEAIQLCEDRRTRPGNGVGDRIVLGRAYLADGRLNEARSEFEAALKLDRENVVALKALAGILSHSGDHDQATGYYRAVCRIDPGDLESQTAVHQITSGEFPEARPADVIVGQGDLSWQPVRLPREEEHLPELALGLRTIETFDPGPAPSPYTAVTQDFQVIPIERLGRMEREAAAPPAPPEAAASAPPAADAPPGDAVAAPEAEPAQAGPPSQAMEPSVPSPNPAPKPSGPMIEGNKSAFQEWLDRLGGKRS